GCAGCAAACTGTTCTGTCCACTGATCTTCTTGCCTTCCACGAGCAGCACCGTCTCCGGCAACACCTGTACCTTCGCCCACACCAAAACCGGTGCGAGCGCACAGAAGACGATCATACTCAACACAAGCAAGGGCCATGCACTGCGTGCACATGTCATGTTGCCTCCATGAGAACATCCCACCCTCTCATTACCGCATGTCGCGTTTGGAAGTGTTGGTTTCATGATAGGACTGCTAGACATACCCACATAGTCACAAACCCCAGATCACGAAATACGCGATGCCGGCCGCCACAACCAACACCCCCACCATCCATCCGATGAATCTCCGTTTGGCCGTTGTGAGCACCTGATCGACCTTCTTCTTAAGCGCCGGCTGTGTACCAATGTACGTGACCACCAGTTCCTTTGCTTCCGCTACACCGATACCCCGCTCCTTGCGCACGATATTGATCGCTCCGACCACATTGCCCTGCCACAGGGTATCAATCGCGGCTTTGGACAGACGTACGGAACGATCTAGCTTGGTTGCCATATCAGGTGTATTGGTGGAGTAGATGAACCATTACATTCGCACGAGCGTGGTACCAAGATCTATATTCCGTCTCTGGTTCCTCTTCTGTTCCCTTCTTCTAAGTCTAACGTGCTAAAGAAGCAAGCTTTCTGAAATACCCACCCACGTATACGTTGCATCTCTCACAGGGAGCAGGGCATCATGCCCTGCTCGTTCGCCGAACGCTATGCCTCTGTCTCTTCAGGTCTTCATCGTAACCTTTGTCATCGGAATCTTGCTCCGATCCCGTGGCATCTTGACGAAAGCGCATGCCGAACGGTTGGCCACCTTGGTGTTCTCCGTCAGTCTACCGGCAACGATTCTGGTCTCGCTTGATTCCGTCGCCCTGACCTCGACAGCCTGGAAGCTCCCGTTGGCTGCCTGCCTTATTACACTCCCGATGGTTTTCAGCTCCTGGCATCTCGCCCGGTTCCTCTCGCTTCCGCGTGAGACGCAAGGCGGGTTTGTCTTGGCCACGAGCTCCATTAATTCTGTGTATTTTGCCTTCCCCGTTATTCTGGCCACATTCGGCGAAGAGGGTCTGACATACGCCGTGCTCTTCGACCTCGGTCAAACGACGCTGACCCTCACCGTTCTCTATGGTCTCGCGGTGTGGCACAGCACGCAGAGTGCCGCTCGGAGATCCGCTGCAATCCGTTTCCTGTCATCACCACCTTTATGGGCTCTGGTTTGCATTCTCACCGTCAAATTGTCAGGGCACCATCTACCTCTCTGGCTTCTTGAACTACTCAAGCCATTGCACGTCACCACGACGCCGCTTGCCAGTCTGGTGCTCGGCCTCTCAATCAGTTTCTCCACGATCCGGCGAACGGCGCGTCTGGCCACATTGGGTGTGGCGACACGGATCGGTGGCGGGCTGCTGCTCGGAGCGATCGCCGTGTGGATATTAGGTCTGATCGGAGTGGAACGAGCAGTCGTGCTCCTGATCGCCGCGATGCCCTCGGCGGTCAGCGCGCTGATCATTGCCGCTGAAACGCATATTGATGAGGAACTGGTGGCCTCGATCGTCGCCCTTTCCATTTGCCTCGGCGTGCTGATGCTCCCCTGGCTCCCTCGACTGGCCGTGATGCTGTTGGGATGAGCTCCTACTTCCTATGACGGCTTGCTGAGAAACCTGGGTCGATCCCGAACGGAGACCATTTTCACGAGATCCCGCACAGAGAGCACCCCAACGATCTTCCCACTTTCCGTCACGGTCAAGTGTCGCACCCCCTGCTCGGCCATCATCTTACTGGCGTCACGGACCGTGCGATTGACATCGATGCTGAGCAGAGGCGAGCTCATCACCGCACTGACGTGTGTGTGCGCTGCCGTACGATTGACCGCAAGTCCTTTCCGGATCAGGTCGCACTCGGTCACAATGCCGACGATCTCGCCTGCCTCAATGGTCAACAAGGACCCGAGCCGCTTCTCGTGCATCAACTGAGCCGCAGTGAGAAGAGACGCATCACTCGGAATCGTCGCAAGTGTCGTTGCCATCAGGATGCTCAACGGACGGTAGACCTGGTCAAGCTCGCTCACCGGGCCGCTTTCCACATCCACAAACGATCGTACCAAGTCCCGCACGGAGATGATCCCGACAATCTCTCCAGCTTCCACCACACAGAGGTGACGGATATGATTGGTTTGCATCAGATGGCTGGCATCCAACATGGTTCGGTCCCCCGTGATCGTCACAATCGGACTGACCATCACCTGATTCGCCGTCGCCACCATGGGGTCTAATCCCGCAGCCAGAACTTTTCGTACGAGATCCGTCTCCGTCAGAATGCCGATCGGCCCTCGGGTGGGATCTTCCGACTCGACCAAGAGACAGCCGACCCGCTTGATGCCCATTCGTTCAGCCACAGCCATAACCGTCGCCTTCTGTGAGACGACCTCCAGGTAGCGATGCATAAACTCCTTAACAGACCCACCCCTATGCTCACCCATCTCGGCTCCTTGTCTCATGATAAGGTTGTTCGCTCCATGACAATCTTTGTCAGGAATCCCTGATGACGACTATATCCGATTACTGATCAGAGTATGAAGGAATACGCGCTTGATCAGTAAGAGCATCTCCGCATCCTTCGGAAGGAGGAGTCACCCTGGCAAACCCATGACCCATGCTCCGTTCAGTGCTCCATGAACAGGGAAGGACCATCTTTTGAAAAGGATGTCTGTCCGTTTGAAGCCTCTCGAAGAAAGGATGGACCGTTTCGAGGCGACTCCTCATGTTACGGTGAAATACTAGATTCACTTGCCTTCACCTCCTTCACTTGGAACAGCTTCCGTGAGATCCTTCCAGCCTAGCCTCTTGAACAGGTCCCATAGACATAACCTGTTAAATTTACGTACGAATCTATCAATTTCTAGAAGCAGTCCAACCTGCTTCTCCGTCTGTGTCCCTTATGGCATTTAACTTGCTCCATATGGCTTTGAGACAAAGGACTTGCACTCTTAAGACCAAACACATGGGACAGCTGATGCCCCCTATCACTGTGCGAATTGAATGGTGTCGACAACGGTCGAGACAGGCTCCTACTGAACTAGAGGCGGATGGCTGGCAAGCCGAAGCGGATGGGCTTCGAGATGCCGTGATGAGGCGAGACCACATCGAAGACTATCGGCTCTGCTCTCCGGAAATTCGTGAGCGATACTTGCTGGGCCTCCAAGACGGGATCGCCATGCTGCAAGCGGCACGTGTGCAGCAGGCGCAATCATGCTGCTACTCCTCGAATTCCACAAGCAGTTCCCCGAATGGAACTCGGAACACGATCGGGAGGTGAATGATGAATTGCCAACGCTGCAATGGGCTCGCAGTCTATGATGATAGTGTCGTCGTACAAACTGGTTCGTCCTCGGAGGTTCATGCTTGGCGTTGTGTCAACTGTGGAATGATCGTCGATGAGGTCATCCACCGAAATCAGCAAGTCCCCTTGCGGCGAAAGGGATCGGGCGGTTCCAAACTCCGTCAATATGGGGATGCGGCTGCGTGACGGACACCTCTCCAAGGAACGTGTCCTCACCGTCCATTCAACGTCGAACAAATGGCAATACGCTCTCGGCTTCACTCCTCTCCTGATCCCGCTTCCACTCGCCGGAGCGCAGAAGCTTGCCTCCAAGTCCGACGGCTAGGTTGCGGTAGATAATCACACCGATATCGGGACGACGTCGAATGAGGTCTTCTAGATCTCGTCGAGGGAGTTCGGCGACCTCGATCTCACTCACTGCTATAGCCGTGGCAGAGTGAGGTCTGGCCGACAGGAGAGAGACTTCGCCGCAAGTCTCACCGGTGTGGATGGTGCCGATGACAGCCGGAGACGGTCCGCCGCTGATGGCAACCTGCCCCTGAAGTACGACATAGAGCCGGTCGTTTGGGTCGCGCTCGGCAAAGAGTCGCTCACCGCTTCGCATGCTTTTCACCGTGCACACGCCGGCCAACCTGGTCGCCTGTTCGGTATTCATTCCATGAAACAACGGAACTTCCTTGATCGCCCGCGCCATGCGAGGCGCAATCACGCACGTCGAAAATCCGCGCATCACGACATCGGCCACGGCTTGAACGGGCTCGGTCAGACCGAGCGGCCCCAAGTCTTGGAGCTTATTCAACCGCACCATTTTCACGATGTCGAGCCGTTCAACTTGATAGAACACCATGGCGGGCACATAGGCGACCGGAAGAAAATTTAACTCCAGCAACGTTCGCTGCATGCGCGGCGCATAGGCGCTGACATCGATTTCAATATACTCAATGCCCATCTCCTCCCGACACTTCCGCTCAAGTTCGCCCAGGAGAAAGCGCACCACATCATCAGCCAATGCAATGAGCTCGAATACCCGCACG
The Candidatus Nitrospira nitrosa DNA segment above includes these coding regions:
- a CDS encoding CBS domain-containing protein, which gives rise to MGEHRGGSVKEFMHRYLEVVSQKATVMAVAERMGIKRVGCLLVESEDPTRGPIGILTETDLVRKVLAAGLDPMVATANQVMVSPIVTITGDRTMLDASHLMQTNHIRHLCVVEAGEIVGIISVRDLVRSFVDVESGPVSELDQVYRPLSILMATTLATIPSDASLLTAAQLMHEKRLGSLLTIEAGEIVGIVTECDLIRKGLAVNRTAAHTHVSAVMSSPLLSIDVNRTVRDASKMMAEQGVRHLTVTESGKIVGVLSVRDLVKMVSVRDRPRFLSKPS
- a CDS encoding AEC family transporter, which gives rise to MPLSLQVFIVTFVIGILLRSRGILTKAHAERLATLVFSVSLPATILVSLDSVALTSTAWKLPLAACLITLPMVFSSWHLARFLSLPRETQGGFVLATSSINSVYFAFPVILATFGEEGLTYAVLFDLGQTTLTLTVLYGLAVWHSTQSAARRSAAIRFLSSPPLWALVCILTVKLSGHHLPLWLLELLKPLHVTTTPLASLVLGLSISFSTIRRTARLATLGVATRIGGGLLLGAIAVWILGLIGVERAVVLLIAAMPSAVSALIIAAETHIDEELVASIVALSICLGVLMLPWLPRLAVMLLG